The following coding sequences are from one Oncorhynchus masou masou isolate Uvic2021 unplaced genomic scaffold, UVic_Omas_1.1 unplaced_scaffold_6797, whole genome shotgun sequence window:
- the LOC135536897 gene encoding piezo-type mechanosensitive ion channel component 2-like yields MSITLALERSHNDSAEVQEWWIVNQTDPGQISVRRPKHLYDAGLELYVFSDQVSPPSLGFLAGYGIMGLYASVVLVIGKFVREFFSGVSHTIMFEELPNVDRILKLCTDIFLVRETGELDLEEDMYAKLIFLYRSPETIIKWTRDKTQ; encoded by the exons ATGAGCATCACTTTGGCGTTGGAGCGTTCCCATAACGACTCAGCGGAGGTCCAGGAGTGGTGGATCGTGAACCAGACAGATCCGGGACAGATCAGCGTTCGTAGGCCCAAGCACCTGTACGACGCTGGGCTGGAGCTCTATGTCTTCAGTGACCAGGTCAGCCCTCCTAGTCTGGGCTTCCTGGCTGGATATGG GATCATGGGTCTGTACGCCTCCGTGGTGCTCGTCATCGGTAAGTTCGTCCGTGAGTTCTTCAGCGGTGTCTCCCACACCATCATGTTCGAGGAGCTGCCCAACGTAGACCGCATCCTGAAGCTCTGCACCGACATCTTCCTGGTCCGAGAGACGGGAGAGCTGGACCTGGAGGAAGACATGTACGCTAAACTCATCTTCCTCTATCGCTCGCCTGAGACTATTATCAAATGGACCAGGGACAAGACTCAGTGA